The following are encoded together in the Desulfococcus multivorans genome:
- the minD gene encoding septum site-determining protein MinD gives MDGKIIVVTSGKGGVGKTTATASIGAALALEGKRVAVVDMDIGLRNLDVVMGLENRIVFNVVDAVKSKCQLKQAAIRDRRVENLFLIPASQSDNKDALTPDDMIIFSEQLRKEFDFILMDCPAGIERGFENSVAAADEALVICTPEVSAVRDADRVIGLLYARSITPKLVVNRIVPEMVARGDMLSHLDMVDVLSIELIGLVEMDDQVVVATNTGIPLALQKGSKAGEAFRRIAMRLNGHEDLPIQVPEAQGGFFKRIRNKLGLGR, from the coding sequence TTGGACGGGAAAATCATTGTTGTCACTTCTGGCAAGGGGGGTGTGGGTAAAACCACGGCCACCGCTTCCATCGGCGCCGCACTGGCACTGGAAGGAAAACGGGTTGCCGTCGTCGATATGGACATCGGGCTCCGGAACCTGGACGTCGTGATGGGCTTGGAAAATCGGATCGTGTTTAACGTCGTTGATGCGGTCAAGTCCAAGTGTCAGCTGAAACAGGCGGCCATTCGAGACAGGCGGGTGGAGAATCTTTTTCTGATTCCCGCATCTCAGAGCGACAACAAGGATGCTCTGACGCCCGACGACATGATCATCTTCAGCGAACAGCTCAGAAAAGAGTTCGACTTTATTCTCATGGACTGTCCCGCGGGGATCGAGAGGGGGTTCGAGAACTCCGTGGCCGCCGCCGACGAAGCGCTGGTGATCTGCACTCCCGAGGTATCCGCGGTCCGGGATGCGGATCGCGTGATCGGTCTTCTCTACGCCCGCTCCATCACCCCCAAGCTCGTGGTCAATCGAATCGTTCCCGAAATGGTCGCGAGGGGGGATATGCTGAGTCATCTCGATATGGTGGATGTCCTCTCGATCGAGCTCATCGGGCTGGTGGAGATGGACGATCAGGTGGTGGTGGCCACCAATACCGGTATTCCGTTGGCATTGCAGAAGGGGTCCAAGGCAGGGGAAGCGTTTCGCCGTATTGCCATGCGCCTGAACGGGCATGAAGATCTTCCGATACAGGTCCCAGAGGCCCAGGGAGGGTTTTTCAAAAGAATTCGCAACAAACTCGGTCTTGGGAGATAG
- the minE gene encoding cell division topological specificity factor MinE, which translates to MLNGFFRKMIGKKDDTSKDVAKKRLKFALIYDKLEVSDEIIKNLHKDMVEVISRYFEIDQEAFKLDIRRSDDLSALVVNTPILSAKHKQRQT; encoded by the coding sequence ATGCTAAACGGCTTTTTTCGAAAGATGATCGGCAAAAAAGACGACACCAGTAAGGATGTCGCCAAAAAACGCCTTAAATTCGCACTGATATATGATAAACTGGAGGTTTCCGATGAGATCATCAAAAACCTCCACAAGGATATGGTCGAGGTGATATCCCGCTACTTCGAGATCGATCAGGAGGCTTTCAAGCTCGACATCCGACGATCGGACGATCTCTCCGCGCTGGTGGTCAACACCCCGATCCTGTCGGCCAAACACAAGCAACGGCAGACCTGA
- a CDS encoding ATP-binding protein, translating to MKTVRKILEIDEEKCDGCGQCVPGCAEGALRIIDGKARIVEDRLCDGLGACIGECPQGALHIIEREADEFDEEAVQAYLEDVAKAAEQAPASGCGCPSAQVQVLAPFSASKAAPSPASTAGEIPSALTHWPIQIRLIPPNAPFLRNADLLILADCSAVAFPMVHQKLLKGKVVMMGCPKFDDAQDYTERFKAIFEQAEINSVTVVFMEVPCCSALPSIVRKGMDKAGRKIPYLEMVVGRKGEIIG from the coding sequence ATGAAAACCGTAAGAAAAATACTTGAAATAGACGAAGAGAAGTGCGACGGCTGCGGGCAATGTGTTCCGGGATGCGCCGAAGGGGCGCTCAGGATAATTGACGGCAAGGCCCGCATCGTGGAGGATCGGTTGTGCGACGGGCTTGGCGCCTGTATCGGTGAGTGCCCCCAGGGAGCGCTTCACATCATCGAGCGGGAGGCCGATGAATTCGACGAGGAGGCGGTACAGGCCTATCTGGAGGATGTGGCGAAAGCGGCTGAACAAGCCCCTGCTTCGGGCTGCGGCTGCCCATCGGCCCAGGTTCAGGTCCTGGCCCCCTTTTCCGCCTCAAAGGCCGCACCGTCGCCGGCATCGACGGCCGGTGAAATTCCCTCCGCGCTGACCCACTGGCCGATCCAGATCCGTTTGATTCCCCCGAACGCGCCGTTTCTCAGGAACGCAGACCTTCTGATACTGGCCGATTGCTCGGCCGTCGCCTTTCCCATGGTTCACCAGAAACTCCTGAAGGGGAAGGTCGTGATGATGGGATGCCCGAAGTTTGATGACGCCCAAGACTACACGGAACGTTTCAAAGCCATCTTTGAACAGGCGGAGATCAACAGCGTCACGGTGGTATTCATGGAGGTCCCCTGCTGTTCGGCCCTCCCCTCGATCGTCCGAAAAGGGATGGATAAAGCCGGCAGGAAGATTCCGTACCTGGAGATGGTCGTCGGCCGGAAAGGCGAGATCATCGGCTGA
- a CDS encoding DMT family transporter, whose translation MKKEYLLGLLTVLLWSTSATAFKLTLGYMDPVQLLFYATLASTVVVWAILAVQGKTMLIFSLKPREYRIFLGLGFLNPFVYYLMLFKAYAHLPAQVAQPINYTWPVMLSLLSVPLLGQRLTRIDLTATLVCYSGVVLVSTKGSLAGFRSLDPIGIILAVSCTVIWALYWICSIRIKAEPIVGLFLCFVFSLPFTAASCILFSQLWVPDVMGLPGAAWVGCFEMGITFVTWLTALKLSDNAGRVANLIFLTPFVSLVFIHFLLGETIYVTTFAGLVLIVSGLLMQKIMAAGP comes from the coding sequence ATGAAAAAAGAATATCTGCTCGGCCTGTTGACTGTCCTCCTCTGGTCAACCTCCGCCACCGCCTTCAAGCTGACCCTCGGGTACATGGATCCCGTTCAATTGCTTTTCTACGCGACATTGGCCTCCACAGTGGTGGTGTGGGCGATTCTGGCCGTCCAGGGAAAAACCATGCTGATCTTTTCCCTCAAGCCCCGGGAGTACCGGATTTTTCTGGGGCTGGGATTTCTGAATCCCTTTGTTTATTATCTCATGCTGTTCAAAGCATACGCGCACCTTCCCGCCCAGGTTGCCCAGCCCATCAATTACACCTGGCCCGTCATGCTTTCCCTGTTGTCGGTTCCCCTCCTCGGGCAGCGGCTGACCCGCATCGATCTGACGGCGACCCTCGTCTGCTATTCGGGCGTGGTGCTCGTATCGACAAAGGGGAGCCTGGCAGGGTTCAGATCCCTCGATCCGATCGGTATAATTCTGGCGGTTTCATGCACCGTCATATGGGCGCTCTACTGGATCTGCAGCATCCGCATTAAGGCGGAGCCGATCGTCGGGCTGTTTCTCTGCTTCGTTTTCAGCCTTCCCTTTACGGCTGCGAGCTGCATCCTCTTCTCGCAGCTATGGGTGCCGGATGTCATGGGGCTTCCGGGTGCCGCCTGGGTGGGATGTTTTGAAATGGGCATTACCTTCGTGACCTGGCTCACGGCCCTTAAATTGAGCGACAACGCCGGCAGGGTCGCCAATCTCATTTTCCTCACGCCGTTCGTATCCCTCGTGTTTATCCATTTTCTGCTGGGAGAGACGATTTATGTCACCACATTTGCCGGCCTGGTGCTGATCGTTTCCGGCCTGCTGATGCAGAAGATCATGGCCGCCGGCCCATGA